A region from the Meiothermus sp. Pnk-1 genome encodes:
- a CDS encoding DinB family protein → MDQGLVLTYSWVRRTRAQVLDFCQGLPLEVYTREHPDFGFGSLRNLHAHVAECYLWWVGNVGLGNASLSVQGQDIPDVPAMRRLFDQVDATVEEAFQKFTRLDEVYEWTHPIRGWRMPVSQRWLLMHPITHEFHHKGQMMTLARIWGYKMPPETDTDLVPPTL, encoded by the coding sequence ATGGACCAAGGGCTTGTGCTCACCTATTCGTGGGTTCGGCGCACCCGGGCCCAAGTGCTGGACTTTTGCCAAGGGTTACCGCTCGAGGTCTATACCCGTGAGCACCCCGACTTCGGCTTCGGTAGCCTCCGCAACCTACACGCCCACGTGGCAGAGTGCTATTTGTGGTGGGTGGGGAATGTGGGGCTCGGCAATGCAAGCCTATCCGTACAAGGCCAGGATATCCCCGATGTCCCGGCGATGCGAAGGCTATTTGACCAGGTAGACGCGACCGTGGAGGAGGCTTTCCAAAAGTTCACCCGTCTGGATGAGGTCTACGAGTGGACTCACCCAATCCGGGGCTGGCGCATGCCTGTCTCCCAGCGCTGGCTGCTGATGCACCCCATTACCCACGAGTTCCACCACAAGGGCCAGATGATGACCCTGGCGCGCATCTGGGGGTATAAAATGCCCCCAGAAACCGATACCGACCTCGTTCCGCCCACCCTTTGA